The genome window TTGTGTAGAAGCTCCTTCAACCTTCATGTTGTTGTTAGGGTTAGGGTTAATTGTAACTGTTTGTTGAAGTCAGTAAGTTTGTAACAGGTTGTTAAATTTTTTGATATTGTTTCTTTTGGTTTCTGCACAccaggtgttcgatgaaatgtttGAGTTTTAATTATGTGATGTGTTTTGTTTTGCAAGGGTTTATCAACGTTCATTTTCTGTACTTAGCATATACTTTGGTTGCTAAAGTTATAAAGGCATGGATATCACCTCACTAGAAAAGTGTTACGAGCGTGTACCAGGAGTTCCATGTGTATGTGTGTGTCGATCTGTTAGACCCGATAGAAGATAAATGGGATTTCTTCGTATTGTaggcagtggcggatcttgcccgttgaacatgccagggccgaaagacacgggcactaaaaaaaGCCTGGAcaagcccgggccaaacatagtatatataaaagatttcgatcgaaatgcggaaaattagcactacggccgaaaaacttgcccgggCCGTGGCCCTGCCACGGCTCTTCTAAGAACCGCCCCTGATTGTAGGTATGTGTGAAGATTTAGAAATCCTAATTTCGGTTTTGTCCACTTCTTGATTGATGTTGTTTTAGTTGTCATCATTGATCTGTTGTTGTAATATGTTTTCTATATGTTTGTAAAGATTgataaataagtttataatcctTGTTTTATTTTGCAGAATGATTCAGAATTTGATTGTCATTTTTTCTGTAGAATAAAGGTACCAGTTTTATGCTTTTTTTTATGGAAAGCATGCTTGAGATGGTATTGTTCACGCTGTTGCATTGTTAATAATTTATACAGTTGCAACAATCCATGTGGAGCCTCAAAGAGCAGTGCAATTTTTGGTTCAACTTAAGAGGGTTAGTTCTATTATTATTCAAGCAATCATGCATCATAAATAATATCCTCCAAATGATTTAAATATAAGAAATATTATAATTTAATCTAACATATGCATATCTAATATATCTGTTGAATTTGTAAATAAACAAAAAGCATGTTTTAGGAAACTATATATGGAGGGAGTTCTTAAAGATTTAGTGGGCCCGCATGCTTTTTGGCTTGCCCAACATATACATTCTTTCTGAGCTCAAATTCAGAAacgagtaaacttccgttttgctccttgtggtttggtcactttaacggttttgctccaaacctttaaaaatagccattttactccttgatgtttcggtttttttggccagtttgctccccgcctctaactccatccaaattgtttgtttttccattttgctccccgcagggagcaaactggcaacaaaaccaaaacatcagggagtaaaatggctatttttaaaggtttggggcaaaactgTTAAAGcgatcaaaccacagggagcagaacggaagtttactcttcaGAAACCGTATATTTAAAAAATGTACTTTAGTTTGGTCAATGGATCAAGAGGTCCAGAATCATGGAACTCGGTACCTACTAAATCTAACAGTCATGATTTGTTTGACTCACTCCAACATTTTGGTATCGCTGATGATTTCTTTTACCAGAGTTAAGAACTTATTCCCAGAAATTATGTAAAAAAAGTTGCAACTGGTTGCCGGTTGTTAATCAAAGTCAACTTAACTTCAACTCTCACAAGTCAAACAAACATGATGGTATAAAGTCTACTGAACATAAAAGGTTGTTCTCAACACTTGGGGATTAATGAGCTTTTGGAGGGTATTTCTGGTACTTCACATCATCACATGGTGTGTTTTCAGCATCTAAAAGAAGTAAACCAGTGAATTCTACATGGGAAATGAGCTCATTAAAAATTGTTTTGTATAGATGATAACCTGGTTTGCCATTTGTGGATGACTAAAGGTCATGGAAAGAACCGTTTAAACACAGCTCATTACAAATTGTTTTGATACATGCATGTTTGTGGGATTTACAAAAAAGATAAATTCATgttctttttcattttttggaAGTTGGAATTGGTCAATTTAAATgttgaaaaagagttttgtttaTTTTAGTGTTATTGGAGTGGAAGTTGTTGAACTGGTATTGTAGTTTATCATGGCCATGCTCTGTTTGGTTGCAGTAGTTGCAGGAAACTTCATCAGAGCAATACATACTTTAGCAATACATGGTTTCTTCTTGTGGTCAGAAGCTGCAAATCTCGATTCACAATGTGTATGCCATGGGGAAAGTGAAGATGTGGCATTTGATATAGAAACGGCTACGAAGGTGATAAAGAATAGAGATTTAACAAAAACCACGGAGTGTGGTGATTTTGTCTTATGGCAGATAAACCCTGATATGTGGTATGTTGAGCTTACGCTTGGTGCAAGCAAGGTTCAGCCAGTTGCAATGGGCGGCCTGTGTGGC of Helianthus annuus cultivar XRQ/B chromosome 1, HanXRQr2.0-SUNRISE, whole genome shotgun sequence contains these proteins:
- the LOC110880665 gene encoding uncharacterized protein LOC110880665, coding for MAMLCLVAVVAGNFIRAIHTLAIHGFFLWSEAANLDSQCVCHGESEDVAFDIETATKVIKNRDLTKTTECGDFVLWQINPDMWYVELTLGASKVQPVAMGGLCGGTHPGLVRMLPNGLLDPCAVLFRPGTRITASMFTNARCMGEEKVD